A window of the Lactuca sativa cultivar Salinas chromosome 5, Lsat_Salinas_v11, whole genome shotgun sequence genome harbors these coding sequences:
- the LOC111880948 gene encoding uncharacterized mitochondrial protein AtMg00810-like: MAFKYKISTDPSGESVDHKTYKGIIGSLMYPTASRPDIVFATGVCARYQADPKMSHMTAAKQILRYLKGSKTLGLWYPAGNDFSLQAFTDADHVGCRLDRKITLGGCQFLGGRLISWSSRKKVVYHCLP, translated from the coding sequence ATGGCTTTCAAATATAAGATATCTACCGATCCTTCCGGTGAATcagtggatcacaagacttataaagGAATAATTGGCTCATTGATGTACCCCACCGCAAGTCGACCAGATATTGTCTTCGCAACAGGTGTATGTGCAAGgtaccaggctgatccaaaaatgtcacacatgaccgcagcAAAGCAGATTCTACGATACTTAAAGGGTAGTAAGACCCTTGGTCTATGGTATCCCGCAGGAAATGACTTCAGCCTACAAGCATTCACAGATGCGGATCATGTTGGATGCAGACTAGATCGAAAAATCACTttaggtggatgtcaatttctgggtgGAAGACTCATCAGTTGGT